The Coregonus clupeaformis isolate EN_2021a chromosome 20, ASM2061545v1, whole genome shotgun sequence genome contains a region encoding:
- the LOC121533515 gene encoding transmembrane protein 59, translating into MLQFGGRVCSVSAVIWLLLAGLAAASSDLFDNQLGDISYCKKQCQITIKNKSPAKDSILNACHRGCRLYSICQFVNGNAGFNTSREECQGACQEAYSKLLEQEACSTGCASQPSEPEIKRRKLKAMAHRPKPPSVMDTVSSWFNDIVSSAQSFISSTWTFYLQADDGKVVVFQSQPEIEYTLPELQAPRSNVADKPWPQVHSHTQRPHGVKGHGEKGAAKAGGKGKHPAVQQHTEDPTIEHDFLGCMSRRSGLPRWILAACLFLSIMVMLWLSCASLVTAPEQHITTELSINGDKEFLDDVQKVNPYLLTPVIAVAIDQPEESEEAGPLPVKVDLNKTSL; encoded by the exons ATGCTTCAGTTCGGCGGCAGGGTGTGCAGTGTCTCCGCTGTCATCTGGCTGCTTCTGGCGGGGCTGGCGGCTGCGTCTTCTGATCTATTTGACAACCAACTAGGCGACATCAGTTACTGCAAAAAGCAATGCCAGATCACCATCAAAAACAAAAGCCCAGCTAAA GACTCCATACTGAATGCCTGTCACCGTGGTTGCCGTCTCTACTCCATCTGTCAATTTGTGAATGGCAATGCTGGCTTCAACACCAGCAGGGAGGAGTGTCAAGGAG CATGCCAGGAAGCATACAGCAAGCTGCTGGAGCAGGAGGCCTGCAGCACCGGCTGTGCCAGCCAGCCCTCCGAACCTGAGATCAAGAGGAGGAAG CTGAAGGCCATGGCCCACCGTCCCAAGCCCCCCTCTGTCATGGACACCGTGTCGAGCTGGTTTAACGACATCGTCAGCTCTGCTCAGAGCTTCATCTCCTCTACCTGGACCTTCTACCTGCAGGCCGACGACGGCAAGGTGGTTGTCTTCCAG AGCCAACCGGAGATCGAGTACACTCTGCCGGAGCTGCAGGCTCCCCGCTCCAATGTGGCAGACAAGCCTTGGCCACAGgtccactcccacacacagagacCCCATG GTGTGAAAGGACATGGGGAGAAGGGAGCAGCCAAGGCGGGAGGCAAGGGGAAGCACCCAGCAGTCCAGCAACATACAGAGGACCCCACCATTGAGCATGACTTCCTGGGTTGCATGTCAAG GCGCTCTGGGCTGCCTCGTTGGATCCTGGCTGCCTGTCTCTTCCTGTCCATCATGGTGATGTTGTGGCTGAGCTGTGCCAGCCTGGTCACTGCACCAGAACAGCACATCACAACAGAG CTGAGCATCAACGGAGACAAGGAGTTTCTGGATGACGTCCAGAAGGTCAACCCCTACCTTCTGACCCCTGTGATTGCTGTAGCCATCGACCAACCAGAGGAGAGCGAGGAAGCGGGACCACTGCCAGTCAAGGTTGACCTCAACAAGACATCACTTTAG